From the Nitrobacter hamburgensis X14 genome, one window contains:
- a CDS encoding SpoVR family protein: MNATSRKPGLLFSGPDWDFGTLSQAFDVIERVAIEELNLDIHPVQMEIISSEQMLDAYSSIGMPLMYRHWSFGKHFLYQEQLYRKGGRGLAYEIVINSNPCIVYLMEENTMALQALVTAHAALGHNHFFKNNYLFKEWTDAGTILSYLDFAKNYIARCEERHGLAAVEAILDPAHALMEQGVFRYRRPPKLSSEKQRQGLRERLEYEERSYNDLWRTLPPSKSGSQVEGSESKTAERRKSLNLPEENLLYFLEKNSLILEPWQREILRIVRVIAQYFYPQRQTQVMNEGCATFVHYTVMNALFDRGLINEGAMLEILRNHCNVTFQPAFDDPRYTGINPYALGLDLMQDIRRISTEPTEEDRDWFPDIAGKCDWRATLLNAWANHRDESFIRQYLSPTLIRKWRLFLLSDTASEPHYEVASIHNERGYEKIRSALAHSYDIGASRSDIQVVDVDLLGDRHLRLEHKVADGVLLEDGSCGATLRHIRRLWGYKVSLVGVDADTGAKIYERLSD, from the coding sequence ATGAATGCCACCTCACGTAAACCCGGCCTGCTGTTCTCTGGTCCTGACTGGGATTTCGGTACCCTGTCGCAGGCCTTCGACGTGATCGAACGGGTAGCAATCGAAGAGCTTAACCTCGATATCCATCCGGTGCAGATGGAGATCATCTCGTCCGAGCAGATGCTGGACGCCTATTCCTCCATCGGCATGCCGCTGATGTACCGGCACTGGTCGTTCGGCAAGCACTTCCTCTACCAGGAACAGCTCTATCGCAAGGGCGGTCGCGGGCTGGCTTATGAGATCGTCATCAATTCCAACCCCTGCATCGTCTATCTGATGGAAGAAAACACCATGGCGCTGCAGGCGCTGGTGACCGCCCATGCCGCGCTCGGCCACAATCATTTCTTCAAGAACAACTATCTGTTCAAAGAGTGGACCGATGCCGGTACGATCCTCAGCTATCTCGACTTCGCAAAGAATTACATCGCCCGCTGCGAGGAGCGGCACGGGCTTGCCGCCGTGGAGGCAATCCTCGACCCGGCGCACGCGCTGATGGAACAGGGCGTGTTTCGCTACCGGCGGCCTCCGAAGCTGTCGTCGGAGAAACAGCGGCAAGGCCTTCGCGAGCGCCTCGAATATGAGGAGCGATCCTACAACGACCTCTGGCGCACCTTGCCGCCGTCGAAAAGCGGGAGCCAGGTCGAGGGGAGCGAAAGCAAGACGGCCGAGCGTCGCAAATCGCTGAATCTTCCGGAAGAGAACCTGCTCTATTTCCTCGAGAAGAACAGCCTGATCCTGGAGCCGTGGCAGCGCGAAATCCTGAGGATCGTGCGCGTCATCGCCCAATATTTCTACCCGCAACGGCAGACGCAGGTGATGAACGAGGGTTGCGCCACTTTCGTCCATTACACGGTCATGAACGCGCTGTTCGATCGCGGCCTGATCAACGAAGGCGCGATGCTGGAAATCCTGCGCAACCATTGCAACGTGACCTTCCAGCCGGCCTTCGACGACCCGCGCTATACCGGCATCAACCCCTATGCGCTCGGGCTGGACCTTATGCAGGACATCCGGCGCATCTCGACCGAACCGACGGAAGAGGACCGCGACTGGTTCCCGGACATCGCCGGCAAATGCGACTGGCGCGCCACGCTGCTCAATGCCTGGGCTAACCACCGCGACGAATCCTTCATCCGGCAGTATCTGAGCCCCACGCTGATCCGAAAATGGCGGCTTTTCCTGCTTTCCGACACCGCCAGCGAACCGCATTACGAGGTTGCCTCGATCCACAACGAGCGCGGGTACGAAAAAATTCGCTCGGCGCTTGCCCACAGCTACGACATCGGGGCAAGCCGTTCCGACATCCAGGTCGTCGATGTCGATCTGCTCGGCGACCGGCACCTGCGGCTGGAGCACAAAGTTGCCGACGGCGTTTTGCTGGAGGATGGTAGCTGCGGCGCGACGTTACGACACATCCGCAGGCTGTGGGGCTATAAGGTTAGTTTGGTAGGCGTGGATGCAGATACGGGCGCAAAAATCTATGAACGCTTGAGCGATTAG
- a CDS encoding YeaH/YhbH family protein, with the protein MPIFIDRRLNPKDRSLGNRQRFLRRAREELKRSIRDRVRSGRISDADGEQAVSIPTRSTDEPRFEAAKDSGRREHVLPGNKHFVPGDRLRKPGHGAAGTPDPSMKDSEDDFRFVLSREEVLDLFFEDLELPDMVKLSLKEILAFRPRRAGFAATGSPTNINVGRTMRNSYGRRIALKRPKREEVDAIRQEIAELESGSQSPVARQRIAALQAEVERLERKRRLIAYVDPVDIRFNRFEAQPIPNAKAVMFCLMDVSGSMGEREKDLAKRFFVLLHLFLKCRYDRTEIVFISHTHEAQEVNEETFFYSTQSGGTVVSTALEKMHRIIAERYPGSEWNIYAAQASDGDNAAADSHRCITLLDEEIMRLCQYYAYVEIIDERERHIFGTTENGTSLWRAYSSVNANWPNFQMTRIADAADIYPVFRQLFTRQATAEKLRVRR; encoded by the coding sequence ATGCCGATCTTCATCGACCGCCGGCTCAACCCGAAAGACAGGAGCCTCGGCAACCGGCAGCGTTTCCTTCGGCGTGCGCGCGAGGAGTTGAAGCGCAGCATCCGTGATCGCGTTCGTAGCGGCAGGATTTCCGACGCGGACGGCGAGCAGGCAGTCTCGATTCCGACGAGGAGCACGGACGAGCCGCGCTTCGAGGCAGCCAAGGACAGCGGCCGGCGTGAACATGTGCTGCCGGGCAATAAGCATTTCGTGCCCGGCGATCGGCTGCGCAAGCCCGGCCATGGTGCTGCCGGTACGCCCGACCCGTCGATGAAGGACTCGGAAGACGATTTCCGCTTCGTGCTGTCGCGCGAGGAGGTGCTCGACCTCTTCTTCGAGGACCTCGAACTGCCCGATATGGTCAAGCTTAGTTTAAAGGAAATCCTCGCTTTCCGGCCGCGGCGGGCGGGCTTTGCCGCGACCGGTTCGCCGACCAACATCAATGTCGGCCGCACCATGCGCAACAGCTACGGCCGCCGCATCGCGCTGAAACGCCCCAAACGGGAGGAGGTCGACGCAATCCGGCAGGAGATTGCGGAACTGGAATCGGGGTCGCAGAGCCCGGTTGCCAGACAGCGCATCGCCGCGCTGCAAGCCGAAGTGGAGCGGCTGGAACGGAAGCGGCGGCTGATCGCCTATGTCGATCCGGTCGACATCCGCTTCAACCGCTTCGAGGCGCAGCCCATTCCGAACGCCAAGGCGGTGATGTTCTGCCTGATGGACGTGTCCGGCTCGATGGGCGAACGCGAGAAGGACCTTGCCAAACGCTTTTTCGTATTGCTGCACCTGTTCTTGAAGTGCCGCTACGACCGCACCGAAATCGTTTTCATCAGTCACACCCATGAAGCGCAGGAAGTGAATGAGGAAACCTTCTTCTACAGCACACAGAGTGGTGGCACGGTGGTCTCCACCGCGTTGGAAAAAATGCACCGCATCATCGCCGAGCGCTATCCCGGCAGCGAATGGAACATCTACGCCGCGCAGGCGTCTGACGGGGATAACGCCGCCGCCGATTCGCACCGCTGCATTACGCTCCTCGACGAGGAGATCATGCGACTTTGCCAGTACTACGCTTATGTCGAAATCATCGATGAGCGCGAACGGCATATCTTCGGCACAACAGAGAACGGAACCTCACTTTGGCGAGCCTATAGTTCCGTCAACGCGAACTGGCCGAACTTCCAGATGACCCGCATCGCCGATGCAGCCGACATCTACCCGGTGTTCCGGCAACTCTTCACCCGGCAGGCGACGGCGGAAAAATTGAGGGTTCGCCGATGA
- a CDS encoding PrkA family serine protein kinase: MHSEQSDVFELFSKIYSSVAPEEMSLQQYLLACREDKSMYGLAPERMVDAIGEPKLVDTSKDERLGRIFANKTIKLYSAFSEFYGMEDTIERIAGYFRYASQGLEERKQILYLLGPVGGGKSSLAERLKSLMEQRPIYTLKAGNQISPVFESPLGLFSPDRMADLLEDKYGIARRRLNGLISPWAAKRLDELAGDISKFSVVKLMPSRLRQIGIAKTEPGDENNQDVSALVGKVDIRQLENYSQSDPDAYSYSGGLNRTTQGLLEFVEMFKAPIKVLHPLLTATQEGSYNGTENFGSFPYQGIVVAHSNESEWLQFKNNKNNEAFLDRILVVKVPYCLRITEERQIYDKLLRESELVDSTCAPEVLDILSRFTVSTRLAEHGNSPLYTKMRIYDGENLKDVDPKAKSVQEYRDAAGVNEGMTGVSTRFAFKILSQTFNYDTEEVAADPVHLMYILEDAIKREQFPKKAESAYLDFIKSELATRYAEFIGHEIQKAYLESYSEYGQNLFDRYIAYADAWIEDQDYKDPDTGQILNREVLDNDLSQVEKPAGIANPKDFRNEVVKFTLRARARNDGRNPSWTSYEKLREVIEKRMFGQVEDLLPVISFGSKQDNVTEKRHHEFVQRMIARGYTERQVRRLVDWYMRVNKAG, translated from the coding sequence ATGCACAGCGAGCAGTCTGACGTCTTCGAATTGTTCTCTAAAATCTATAGCTCCGTGGCCCCGGAAGAGATGAGCCTCCAGCAATATCTACTGGCGTGTCGGGAGGACAAGTCGATGTATGGTTTGGCGCCCGAGCGCATGGTCGACGCGATCGGCGAACCCAAGCTGGTCGACACTAGCAAGGACGAGAGGCTCGGCCGCATTTTCGCGAATAAGACGATCAAGCTTTATTCGGCCTTCTCCGAGTTCTATGGCATGGAAGACACGATCGAGCGGATCGCCGGCTATTTCCGCTATGCTTCGCAGGGGCTGGAGGAGCGCAAGCAGATCCTCTACTTGCTCGGCCCGGTTGGCGGCGGCAAATCTTCGCTGGCAGAGCGACTGAAAAGCCTGATGGAGCAGCGCCCCATCTATACCCTCAAGGCCGGGAATCAAATTAGCCCGGTTTTTGAATCGCCGCTCGGCCTTTTCAGCCCTGACCGCATGGCCGATTTGCTGGAAGACAAATACGGGATCGCGCGGCGACGCTTAAACGGCCTAATCTCACCTTGGGCGGCGAAACGTCTTGATGAACTGGCCGGTGATATTTCCAAGTTTTCCGTTGTAAAGCTTATGCCGTCCCGGCTTCGCCAGATCGGCATCGCCAAGACCGAGCCTGGTGACGAAAACAACCAGGACGTCTCTGCGCTGGTCGGCAAGGTCGACATCCGCCAGCTCGAGAACTACAGCCAGTCCGATCCGGATGCCTATTCCTACAGCGGCGGCCTGAACCGCACCACACAGGGCCTGCTGGAGTTCGTCGAGATGTTCAAGGCACCTATCAAGGTGCTGCACCCGCTGCTCACGGCAACGCAAGAGGGCAGCTACAACGGCACCGAGAATTTCGGATCATTTCCATACCAGGGAATAGTCGTGGCCCATTCCAACGAATCGGAATGGCTGCAGTTCAAGAACAACAAGAACAACGAGGCGTTTCTTGACCGCATCCTGGTGGTCAAGGTGCCATATTGCTTGCGGATTACCGAGGAAAGGCAAATCTATGATAAGCTGCTGCGCGAAAGCGAGCTTGTCGACAGCACCTGCGCGCCGGAGGTCCTGGACATCCTCAGCCGGTTCACGGTTTCAACCCGTTTGGCTGAACATGGCAACTCGCCCCTCTACACCAAGATGCGGATCTATGACGGCGAAAACCTTAAGGACGTCGACCCCAAGGCAAAGTCGGTCCAGGAGTATCGGGACGCTGCCGGCGTCAATGAGGGCATGACCGGCGTCAGCACCCGTTTTGCTTTCAAGATCCTGTCGCAGACCTTCAACTATGATACCGAAGAAGTCGCTGCCGACCCCGTTCATCTGATGTATATTTTAGAAGATGCCATTAAGCGCGAACAGTTTCCGAAAAAGGCGGAATCCGCCTATCTCGATTTCATAAAGTCTGAGCTCGCCACCCGGTACGCCGAGTTTATCGGCCATGAGATTCAAAAGGCCTATCTCGAATCCTACAGCGAATACGGCCAGAACCTGTTCGACCGCTATATTGCCTATGCCGATGCCTGGATCGAAGACCAGGACTACAAGGATCCCGATACCGGTCAGATCCTCAACCGCGAGGTGCTGGACAACGATTTGTCGCAAGTCGAAAAACCGGCCGGCATAGCCAACCCGAAGGACTTCCGCAACGAGGTGGTGAAGTTTACGCTGCGGGCGCGGGCCCGCAATGACGGCCGCAACCCGTCATGGACGAGCTACGAGAAGCTGCGCGAGGTGATCGAGAAGCGCATGTTCGGCCAGGTCGAGGATCTGCTGCCCGTGATCAGCTTCGGCTCCAAGCAGGACAACGTCACCGAGAAACGCCACCACGAATTCGTGCAGCGGATGATCGCGCGCGGCTATACCGAGCGCCAGGTGCGGCGGCTGGTGGACTGGTACATGCGGGTCAACAAGGCCGGTTGA
- a CDS encoding GYD domain-containing protein yields the protein MVTNVVLAKFTDQGVRNAKDSPKRADAFKQMAKTFGVTVKDIFWTQGRYDIVTIVEAPDEFSAMSLSLSLSALGNVRTESLRAFSADEMATIVGKML from the coding sequence ATGGTAACGAATGTCGTGCTTGCGAAGTTTACCGATCAGGGAGTCCGCAACGCCAAAGATTCCCCGAAGCGGGCAGACGCCTTCAAGCAAATGGCGAAGACGTTTGGAGTGACCGTGAAGGACATCTTCTGGACGCAGGGGCGGTATGACATCGTGACAATCGTCGAAGCGCCAGACGAGTTTTCCGCCATGTCGCTTAGCTTGAGTCTTAGCGCGCTCGGCAACGTTCGCACCGAATCGTTGCGAGCTTTCTCGGCGGATGAAATGGCGACGATTGTCGGCAAGATGCTCTGA
- a CDS encoding AMP nucleosidase has product MKEKKDIVENWLPRYTGTPLAEFGEYVLLTNFDNYVEWFATLHGGLVKGVDRPMPNVTADGITLINFGMGSPNAATVMDLLSAIAPKAVLFLGKCGGLKRKNQIGDLILPIAAIRGEGTSNDYLPLEVPALPAFQLQRAVSTMIRDLGHDYWTGTVYTTNRRVWEHDDRFRDLLRRTRSMAIDMETATIFAAGFANRISTGALLLVSDQPMIPEGVKTEASDQVVTANYVEKHIQVGIEALKLVRRRGRSVKHLRFEDDFDAGHEA; this is encoded by the coding sequence ATGAAAGAGAAAAAGGACATCGTAGAAAACTGGCTGCCGCGTTACACCGGCACGCCGCTTGCTGAATTCGGAGAATATGTTCTCCTGACCAACTTCGACAATTACGTCGAATGGTTCGCCACGCTGCACGGCGGCTTGGTAAAGGGCGTAGATCGACCGATGCCCAACGTGACTGCCGATGGCATCACTCTGATTAACTTCGGCATGGGAAGCCCGAATGCTGCCACCGTGATGGATCTGTTAAGTGCCATTGCGCCGAAAGCCGTATTGTTTCTTGGCAAATGTGGCGGGTTGAAACGCAAAAATCAAATCGGCGACCTGATTCTACCGATTGCGGCCATTCGCGGCGAAGGCACCTCGAATGATTACCTGCCACTGGAGGTCCCCGCGTTGCCCGCGTTCCAGTTGCAACGCGCGGTGTCAACGATGATCCGCGATCTCGGTCACGATTATTGGACAGGTACTGTGTACACGACCAATCGTCGCGTCTGGGAACACGATGATCGCTTTAGGGATCTGTTGCGTCGTACACGAAGCATGGCGATCGACATGGAGACTGCAACAATCTTTGCTGCAGGATTTGCCAACCGCATTTCGACTGGTGCGCTGCTTCTTGTGTCCGATCAGCCGATGATCCCCGAGGGCGTGAAGACCGAAGCGTCGGATCAGGTGGTGACCGCGAACTATGTCGAAAAGCATATCCAGGTCGGGATAGAGGCCCTGAAGCTGGTGCGGCGCCGTGGCCGCAGCGTGAAGCATTTGCGTTTCGAAGACGATTTCGATGCAGGGCATGAGGCATAA
- a CDS encoding MFS transporter: MSNALHVPCDAATARTAGGTRSPAYPRLVVATTILASSLAFIDGSVVNVGLPAIGRSFDADASGLQWVVNAYLLPLSALLLLGGAAGDRFGRRRLLIVGVLLFGIASLACAVAPTLVLLLLARFVQGASAAILMPNSLAILGQSFSGEAKGRAIGIWAAAGAAAGAIGPILGGWLIDAGSWRLVFLINVPLSIAAILLASCYVDKDVDDTAGHLDWSGGALATVGLGLATWALTEGSGRAWSPSVFVALGAGLIFSLLFLSAERRLGDRAMMPLALFGSRSFVGLTLLTLLLYGALGGLFVLVPYVLIQAGGYTATQAGAALLPLPLVLAVASPAAGALAAKVGPRWLLTTGPVIVASGLLLMLRIGSATSYWLGMFPAMAVVALGMACAVAPLTTAVLMSVDSGHTGAASGLNSAAARTGGLVATALVGPVIASSGPALLSAFGIAAAIGAVICSVAAASAAMLIRPGRETQPSNGMDGSPSTIQAESLRQEEELQ; encoded by the coding sequence ATGAGCAACGCCCTCCACGTTCCCTGCGACGCCGCGACCGCGCGAACAGCCGGAGGGACGCGTTCGCCCGCATACCCTCGCCTCGTTGTCGCGACGACGATCCTGGCATCGAGCTTGGCGTTCATCGATGGTTCGGTCGTGAACGTTGGACTACCGGCGATCGGTCGGAGTTTTGATGCAGACGCCAGCGGCCTGCAGTGGGTCGTCAATGCCTATTTGCTTCCCTTGAGCGCACTCCTTTTATTGGGAGGAGCAGCGGGAGACCGGTTCGGGCGACGCCGGCTCTTGATCGTGGGCGTTCTGCTGTTTGGGATCGCCTCTCTGGCTTGCGCGGTGGCGCCGACCCTTGTCTTGTTGCTGCTTGCTCGCTTCGTGCAGGGTGCGAGCGCCGCCATACTGATGCCGAACAGCCTCGCGATCCTGGGCCAGAGTTTCTCTGGAGAAGCGAAAGGTCGTGCGATCGGCATATGGGCAGCGGCCGGAGCCGCCGCGGGCGCGATCGGACCTATCCTTGGCGGGTGGCTCATCGATGCCGGCAGCTGGCGCCTTGTCTTTCTGATCAACGTTCCGTTGTCTATAGCCGCGATCTTGCTGGCGTCCTGCTACGTTGACAAGGACGTCGACGACACAGCCGGCCATCTCGACTGGTCAGGTGGAGCGCTGGCTACAGTTGGCTTGGGCCTTGCGACCTGGGCATTGACCGAAGGATCCGGACGAGCCTGGTCGCCTTCTGTCTTCGTCGCCCTGGGAGCGGGGTTGATCTTCTCGCTGCTCTTCCTGTCTGCGGAGCGACGGCTTGGCGACAGGGCCATGATGCCGCTCGCATTGTTCGGGTCCAGGAGCTTCGTCGGCCTCACGCTTTTGACACTCCTGCTGTACGGCGCTCTCGGCGGGTTGTTCGTGCTGGTACCCTATGTGCTGATTCAAGCAGGCGGATACACCGCGACGCAGGCCGGCGCCGCGCTCCTGCCCCTGCCGCTGGTCCTCGCCGTAGCATCGCCTGCCGCCGGTGCGCTGGCAGCCAAAGTAGGTCCACGATGGCTGCTGACCACAGGACCGGTCATCGTCGCGTCCGGCCTTCTCCTGATGCTGCGGATCGGGTCGGCCACAAGCTACTGGCTTGGGATGTTTCCCGCGATGGCCGTGGTTGCTTTGGGAATGGCCTGTGCGGTCGCGCCGCTCACAACAGCAGTTCTGATGTCCGTCGACAGCGGCCATACGGGTGCAGCATCCGGGCTGAACAGCGCAGCGGCGCGTACTGGCGGATTGGTTGCTACAGCCCTTGTAGGACCGGTGATAGCGTCATCCGGACCTGCTCTGCTTTCAGCTTTTGGTATCGCTGCAGCGATTGGCGCAGTCATCTGTTCGGTAGCAGCGGCGAGCGCCGCTATGCTGATTCGCCCGGGCAGGGAAACCCAGCCTTCTAATGGGATGGACGGCTCCCCCTCCACCATTCAGGCTGAGAGCCTGCGACAGGAAGAAGAACTGCAATGA
- a CDS encoding nucleotide pyrophosphatase/phosphodiesterase family protein, with the protein MKPVLAMIVVGLTPRHLGTLTPRLSALAREGAMSALRTLTPAVTCSVQATFMTGLTPRGHGIVANGWLFRDLMEVMLWRQSNRLVEGEKVWEAGKRRDPAFTCANMFWWYNMASSHDFGATPRPIYKADGRKLPDCYTVPDSLRNRLTERLGPFPLFQFWGPATTIASTRWIAEATKVVMVENNPTLTLAYLPHLDYDLQRYGPDETHAAVRKSLAEIDDVAGDLADAARAGGRSVVILSEYGITNVDRPIHINRALRDAGLIAVREEDGAELLDPMASKAFAVADHQIAHIYVSDPNTLPKVREVLQGLPGVERVYGAADKSSLDLDHPRSGELVAIADARSWFTYYYWNDDRRAPDFARTVEIHRKPGYDPVELFLDPAISSPKLAIGKRLAMRKLGFRTLMDVIPLDAALVRGSHGRVTDDAHDGPLIISDRADLVDGRKLAATDVKSLLLDAVFK; encoded by the coding sequence TTGAAACCGGTTCTGGCGATGATCGTGGTCGGGCTGACGCCACGCCATCTGGGCACGCTGACCCCGCGGCTCTCAGCACTCGCCCGGGAAGGCGCGATGTCGGCGCTGCGAACCTTGACGCCTGCCGTGACGTGCAGCGTTCAGGCCACTTTCATGACCGGGCTGACGCCGCGCGGGCATGGTATCGTCGCCAATGGCTGGCTGTTCCGCGACCTGATGGAAGTGATGCTGTGGCGGCAATCCAACCGTCTGGTGGAAGGTGAAAAGGTTTGGGAGGCCGGAAAGCGGCGTGATCCGGCATTTACCTGCGCCAACATGTTCTGGTGGTACAACATGGCCTCAAGCCATGATTTTGGCGCAACGCCGCGGCCGATCTACAAGGCCGACGGGCGCAAACTGCCGGACTGCTATACCGTGCCGGACAGCCTGCGCAATCGCCTGACCGAACGGCTGGGGCCCTTTCCGCTGTTTCAATTCTGGGGACCGGCGACGACGATCGCATCCACCCGCTGGATCGCGGAGGCGACCAAGGTCGTGATGGTTGAGAACAATCCGACGCTGACCTTGGCCTATCTTCCCCATTTGGACTATGACCTGCAGCGCTACGGGCCAGATGAAACCCACGCCGCGGTCAGAAAATCTCTCGCCGAAATCGACGATGTTGCCGGCGACCTCGCGGATGCGGCGCGCGCCGGCGGGCGTTCCGTCGTGATCCTTTCCGAATACGGCATCACCAATGTCGATCGCCCGATCCACATTAACCGCGCGCTGCGCGACGCTGGCCTTATCGCCGTGCGGGAGGAAGACGGCGCCGAATTGCTCGATCCGATGGCGTCGAAAGCGTTCGCGGTCGCAGACCACCAGATCGCTCATATCTATGTGTCCGATCCGAACACACTGCCAAAAGTGCGGGAGGTGCTGCAGGGTCTTCCCGGCGTCGAGCGCGTTTATGGCGCCGCGGACAAATCCAGCCTCGATCTCGATCATCCGCGCTCGGGCGAATTGGTGGCGATCGCGGATGCGCGATCCTGGTTCACCTATTATTACTGGAACGACGACCGCCGCGCGCCGGATTTTGCCCGCACCGTCGAGATCCATCGCAAGCCCGGCTACGATCCGGTGGAACTGTTTCTCGATCCGGCCATCTCATCACCCAAGCTTGCGATCGGAAAGCGGCTGGCGATGCGCAAGCTGGGCTTCCGTACCCTTATGGATGTCATCCCGCTCGATGCAGCGCTGGTCAGGGGATCGCACGGCCGTGTCACCGACGATGCCCATGACGGGCCGCTTATTATCTCCGACCGTGCCGACCTGGTCGATGGCAGGAAGCTGGCGGCCACCGATGTGAAGTCGCTATTGCTGGATGCGGTTTTCAAATGA
- a CDS encoding 3-dehydroquinate synthase — MLDTPSNTMNDVRVQSFTIAYEYPIVFTRDAFSSGNRSLIDVLTRREGGKLHRCGIFIDEGVLSAMPDLPERIADYASFHAKHLRIVGEPVAVPGGERCKNDPDTVSHLLGKFSELAIDRHSFVIAIGGGAVLDAVGYAAAIFHRGVRHIRFPTTVLAQDDSGVGVKNAVNALGLKNLVGTFAPPWAIINDSAFIDALPPREKRAGMAEAVKVALIRDGNFFRWIESNTAALAQFSPPHLDRLIKDCAELHMRQIRFGGDPFETGSARPLDFGHWSAHKLECLTRNDVNHGEAVAIGIALDTRYSVVTGLLAEGEDRRVLDVLKRLGFTLWHDALRQRNAKGELALLQGLADFQEHLGGELTVTLLSDIGRGIEVHEMHAELVGSSIDWLRQQAQAR, encoded by the coding sequence ATGCTCGACACACCGTCGAACACGATGAACGACGTTCGCGTGCAGTCGTTCACCATTGCTTACGAATATCCTATCGTGTTCACGCGCGACGCCTTCAGTTCCGGCAATCGCAGCCTGATCGACGTCCTGACGCGCCGGGAGGGCGGCAAGCTTCACCGCTGCGGTATTTTCATTGATGAGGGCGTGCTGTCCGCCATGCCGGATCTTCCGGAACGGATCGCGGATTACGCGTCGTTCCACGCCAAGCATCTCAGAATTGTCGGCGAGCCGGTCGCCGTGCCCGGTGGGGAGCGCTGCAAGAACGATCCCGATACGGTTTCACACCTATTGGGAAAATTCTCCGAACTCGCGATCGACCGACACTCCTTCGTGATCGCGATCGGCGGCGGGGCGGTGTTGGACGCGGTCGGCTATGCGGCGGCAATTTTTCACCGGGGCGTTCGCCATATCCGTTTCCCAACCACAGTGCTGGCGCAGGACGACAGCGGCGTCGGTGTCAAGAACGCCGTCAATGCGCTGGGCCTGAAAAATCTGGTGGGCACCTTCGCGCCGCCCTGGGCCATCATCAACGACAGTGCCTTTATCGACGCGTTGCCGCCGCGCGAAAAACGCGCCGGGATGGCCGAGGCGGTGAAGGTGGCGCTGATCCGCGACGGCAATTTCTTTCGCTGGATTGAAAGCAACACAGCGGCGCTGGCGCAATTTTCGCCGCCCCATCTCGATCGCCTGATCAAGGATTGCGCGGAATTGCACATGCGCCAGATCAGGTTCGGCGGCGATCCATTCGAAACCGGGTCGGCGAGGCCGCTGGATTTCGGCCATTGGTCCGCCCACAAGCTCGAATGTCTCACGCGCAATGACGTCAACCATGGTGAAGCGGTCGCGATCGGTATCGCGCTCGATACCCGCTATTCGGTTGTGACCGGATTGCTGGCGGAAGGCGAAGACCGGCGCGTGCTTGATGTTCTCAAGCGGCTGGGCTTCACGCTGTGGCATGACGCGCTGCGACAGCGGAATGCCAAGGGCGAACTCGCCTTGCTGCAGGGGTTGGCGGATTTCCAGGAACATCTCGGTGGCGAACTGACCGTCACGCTGCTCTCGGACATTGGCCGTGGCATCGAAGTGCACGAGATGCATGCGGAATTGGTCGGGAGCAGCATCGACTGGCTGCGGCAACAGGCGCAAGCCCGATGA